Proteins encoded in a region of the Diospyros lotus cultivar Yz01 chromosome 9, ASM1463336v1, whole genome shotgun sequence genome:
- the LOC127809382 gene encoding mitogen-activated protein kinase kinase kinase 20-like yields MATAHSEPPVRRAAVSRLGRTGHEVNLPLVNPESTMKMSTMGSNVIRFEAIGKGAFREVHIAIPQPPNMDYSKLLVPIIVVKFAEFKQSSSLQKEGSILFTLNDCPGIIRCHGEDVSVERDRKVYNLLLEFASGGSPKNLMQRSSKGKLLESDVRRYTRMILKALRHMHERGYAHCDIKPENIIVFSSKNGENSVKIVNFGLVQNTRENIRSCSPRSGGSHRRDLPFASILHGSNIESMDI; encoded by the exons ATGGCGACGGCCCACAGTGAACCCCCGGTCCGACGAGCCGCAGTGTCCCGGTTGGGCCGGACCGGCCACGAGGTGAACCTGCCGCTGGTAAACCCAGAAAGCACAATGAAGATGAGCACAATGGGCAGCAATGTAATACGATTTGAG GCTATCGGGAAGGGAGCATTCAGGGAAGTGCATATAGCAATTCCTCAACCCCCCAACATGGATTATTCAAAGTTGTTAGTTCCTATAATTGTAGTCAAATTTGCTGAATTCAAACAATCATCATCTCTCCAGAAGGAAGGAAGCATCCTATTCACATTAAACGATTGCCCAGGGATTATCCGTTGCCATGGAGAAGACGTAAGTGTCGAAAGGGACAGGAAGGTTTACAACCTTTTGTTGGAGTTCGCTTCCGGTGGTTCCCCTAAAAATCTCATGCAAAGAAGTAGCAAAGGGAAGTTGCTAGAGTCCGATGTGAGGCGCTACACTAGAATGATCCTTAAGGCTCTAAGACACATGCATGAGAGGGGTTACGCGCACTGTGACATTAAGCCCGAGAATATTATTGTTTTCTCGTCCAAGAATGGTGAAAACAGTGTGAAGATAGTTAATTTTGGGCTAGTGCAGAATACAAGAGAGAACATAAGAAGCTGTAGTCCTAGAAGTGGTGGTTCACACCGTAGAGATCTTCCCTTCGCTTCTATTTTGCATGGTTCAAACATAGAGTCGATGGATATATAA